The proteins below are encoded in one region of Rhizobium favelukesii:
- a CDS encoding tyrosine-type recombinase/integrase, translating into MAEISPLRRRMIEDMTVRNLSPATQRSYINAVQKFSRYFGRSPDRLGPADIHTFQVHLVSTGISWASLNQIVCALRFFYGITLGHDDVPDRIPYAREPRKLPIVLSADEVAQFLEAVSSLKARVALTTAYAAGLRIGEVCGLEVGDIDSSRMVIHVRHGKGAKARYVMLSNELLGILRRYWRLSRPTTFLFPGRDADKPIEPTVLNAACRSAVAATGLSKRVTVHTLRHSFATHLLENGTDIRIIQVLLGHAHLSSTAHYTQVSTDTIRSTASPLDRLRLEVTPPEA; encoded by the coding sequence ATGGCTGAGATAAGCCCTCTTCGCCGCCGGATGATTGAGGACATGACGGTCCGCAATCTATCCCCGGCGACACAGCGATCCTATATTAATGCAGTCCAGAAGTTCAGCCGCTATTTCGGCCGATCGCCCGATCGGCTCGGTCCTGCAGATATTCACACCTTTCAGGTTCACCTCGTTTCAACCGGGATATCGTGGGCATCGTTAAACCAGATCGTGTGTGCTCTTCGATTTTTCTATGGGATCACGCTTGGCCATGACGATGTCCCTGATCGGATCCCCTATGCGCGCGAACCACGCAAGCTCCCTATTGTTCTATCGGCGGACGAGGTGGCTCAATTTCTTGAGGCGGTCTCCAGTCTGAAGGCGCGCGTTGCGCTGACCACAGCTTATGCCGCGGGCCTCAGGATCGGTGAGGTCTGTGGACTGGAGGTCGGGGATATCGACAGCTCCCGGATGGTGATCCATGTTCGCCATGGCAAAGGGGCCAAAGCCCGTTACGTTATGCTGTCAAACGAACTCCTCGGCATCCTGCGCCGCTATTGGCGCCTGTCACGTCCCACAACGTTCCTTTTTCCAGGGCGTGATGCTGACAAGCCGATCGAACCGACCGTTTTGAATGCCGCCTGCCGGTCGGCGGTTGCCGCGACAGGCCTTTCAAAGCGCGTCACCGTTCATACGTTACGGCATTCCTTTGCCACGCACCTGCTGGAGAATGGGACCGATATCCGGATCATCCAGGTCCTGCTTGGCCATGCCCATCTGTCGAGCACGGCACACTATACGCAGGTTTCCACCGACACGATCAGGTCGACAGCCAGCCCCCTTGATCGGTTGCGACTGGAGGTGACGCCGCCGGAAGCGTAA
- a CDS encoding IS91 family transposase: MRPTFEVADIFRRHGGPYRRENAGHLGRGERRVMGAIEACRTPRLGGHVDACDECGRTRISYNSCRNRHCPKCQGAARKEWVDARIADLLPVPYFHMVFTLPRGLAEIAFQNKAVVYALLMRISAETLQAIAANPKWLGAEIGVTAVLHTWGQAMTHHPHVHCVVPGGGLSSDRSSWVASRPGFFLPVRVLSRLFRRLFLAALAGAFARGELHFFNELAHLNDDNTFTRHLARARSIEWVVYSKPPFGGPDQVLAYLGRYTHRVAIANSRIAHADGDHVAFRWKDYRANGRDREKIMRLHPHEFIRRFLLHVLPDGFHRMRHFGFLANCHRRDRISLCRSLLGQPSPTNGRSHSTKSQQAHSQECPDCRRPMRRTSITIAPIAPPRPSSFRCDTS, from the coding sequence TTGCGGCCCACCTTCGAAGTCGCCGACATCTTTCGGCGGCATGGGGGCCCTTACAGACGAGAGAACGCCGGTCATCTTGGCCGCGGCGAACGACGCGTCATGGGGGCGATAGAAGCCTGCCGGACACCCAGGCTCGGTGGTCACGTCGATGCTTGCGATGAGTGCGGCAGAACCCGCATCTCCTATAACTCTTGCCGTAATCGCCACTGCCCGAAGTGTCAGGGAGCTGCTCGCAAGGAGTGGGTCGACGCACGCATCGCCGATCTCTTGCCGGTCCCGTATTTCCACATGGTCTTCACGCTACCACGTGGCCTCGCTGAGATCGCCTTCCAGAACAAGGCGGTTGTCTATGCATTGCTGATGCGGATCTCGGCCGAGACGCTACAGGCCATTGCGGCCAATCCCAAATGGCTGGGCGCCGAGATCGGCGTCACCGCCGTGCTCCACACCTGGGGCCAGGCGATGACCCACCATCCCCACGTCCATTGTGTCGTGCCGGGCGGCGGTCTTTCATCAGACAGATCAAGCTGGGTTGCATCCCGACCGGGCTTCTTTCTACCCGTTCGCGTGTTATCGCGCCTGTTTCGCCGGCTTTTTCTGGCAGCGCTTGCTGGAGCCTTCGCCAGGGGTGAACTGCACTTCTTCAACGAACTCGCTCATCTAAACGATGACAACACATTCACCCGCCATCTTGCCCGCGCTCGCAGTATCGAATGGGTTGTCTATTCGAAGCCGCCATTCGGCGGGCCGGATCAGGTGCTCGCCTATCTTGGCCGCTACACCCATCGCGTCGCCATCGCAAACAGCCGCATCGCTCATGCTGATGGCGACCATGTGGCCTTCCGATGGAAAGATTATCGTGCCAACGGTCGCGACCGTGAGAAGATCATGCGTCTTCATCCCCACGAGTTTATCCGGCGCTTTCTCCTTCATGTGCTTCCGGACGGCTTCCACCGCATGCGCCACTTCGGCTTTCTCGCCAATTGTCATCGACGGGATCGTATCAGCCTCTGCAGAAGCCTCCTCGGCCAACCATCACCAACAAACGGGCGATCCCATTCGACCAAATCGCAGCAGGCCCATTCCCAAGAATGCCCCGACTGCCGGCGCCCCATGCGTCGGACCAGCATCACCATTGCGCCTATTGCACCGCCTCGACCATCATCCTTCCGGTGCGATACATCATGA
- a CDS encoding transposase, which yields MTLTGVGPLRSLRVTKILRNGKRRFDPVEKERLIDAALEPGISIAGLALAHGINANQLRNWVKLRRERPAGRKL from the coding sequence ATGACATTGACTGGCGTGGGCCCATTGAGGTCGCTTCGGGTGACGAAGATTCTTCGCAACGGAAAGCGGCGGTTTGATCCTGTTGAGAAGGAGCGTTTGATCGATGCGGCCCTTGAGCCGGGGATATCGATAGCAGGCCTGGCGCTCGCCCACGGGATCAATGCCAATCAGTTGCGCAACTGGGTCAAGCTTCGCCGGGAGCGGCCCGCGGGGAGAAAGTTGG